One genomic window of Caballeronia sp. SBC1 includes the following:
- a CDS encoding cytochrome c: MKKLPTSRIPLAALLVVSALLLRPVSAWAEDGARVAAQLCAACHGVHGHSESPMFPRLNAQTPEYLIAQLKGFREHARGETDARSYMWAIASQLDDSTIQSLAEYFSHQEAIPGAAGDAALLANGQEIFEHGVPDKGVPACASCHGPQAQGAGTFPRLAGQHQEYLLRQIEVFKNGTRANAPVMSAVAHTLSADQAKAVAAYLQSR; encoded by the coding sequence ATGAAAAAATTGCCTACCTCACGGATACCGCTGGCTGCACTGCTTGTGGTATCTGCGCTGCTCTTGAGACCCGTCTCCGCGTGGGCCGAGGATGGCGCCCGCGTGGCCGCACAATTGTGTGCTGCGTGTCACGGCGTGCATGGTCACAGCGAGTCGCCGATGTTTCCGCGGCTGAATGCCCAGACACCGGAATACCTTATCGCCCAACTCAAGGGGTTCCGCGAACATGCCCGCGGCGAGACGGACGCGCGCTCATACATGTGGGCCATTGCATCTCAACTGGACGACTCAACCATCCAGTCGCTGGCCGAATATTTCTCTCACCAGGAGGCGATTCCAGGCGCAGCGGGCGATGCCGCCTTACTGGCAAACGGCCAGGAAATCTTCGAGCATGGCGTGCCGGACAAGGGGGTGCCGGCCTGCGCTTCATGCCATGGTCCGCAAGCCCAGGGTGCTGGCACGTTCCCGCGCCTCGCAGGGCAGCACCAGGAGTATTTGTTGCGTCAGATCGAGGTATTCAAGAACGGCACGCGCGCCAACGCACCGGTGATGAGCGCCGTCGCGCATACGTTGAGCGCCGACCAGGCCAAGGCGGTTGCAGCCTATCTGCAATCCAGATAA
- a CDS encoding ester cyclase, with translation MDKTNHVARDFTRQAIELFYHAHTVQDVELLRTVVTPDWEYVPPSFGSNVGPDQMVPVFADLTLALPDIKITVLDVLVHGNMVGVRARVSGTQSGPLKGIPPTSKPIEFAIHSFHEFRDGRIAKTWHLEDWLSVFHQLGELPPSLKK, from the coding sequence ATGGACAAAACCAACCATGTAGCGCGCGATTTCACGCGGCAGGCCATCGAGCTCTTTTATCATGCGCATACTGTCCAAGACGTTGAGCTACTTAGGACCGTTGTAACGCCTGATTGGGAATACGTTCCCCCTTCCTTCGGATCGAACGTGGGGCCTGACCAAATGGTTCCCGTGTTCGCGGATTTAACTTTGGCGCTGCCGGACATCAAAATTACCGTCTTGGATGTTTTGGTCCACGGAAACATGGTTGGCGTGCGTGCGCGAGTCAGCGGAACCCAGTCAGGGCCGCTGAAGGGCATCCCACCAACATCCAAACCAATCGAGTTTGCGATCCACTCGTTCCACGAGTTCCGCGATGGTCGCATCGCCAAAACGTGGCATCTCGAAGACTGGCTAAGTGTGTTCCATCAGCTCGGTGAGCTGCCACCCAGCCTAAAAAAGTAA
- a CDS encoding cold-shock protein, with product MLTGTVKWYDERRGYGFVEPDNGSECLFVCRSEASGNLFAVLRENQRVAFEIEQGPKGSQAVTVQIR from the coding sequence ATGCTTACCGGTACGGTAAAGTGGTACGACGAGAGGAGAGGATATGGTTTCGTCGAGCCGGACAATGGCAGCGAGTGTTTATTCGTATGTCGTTCGGAAGCGAGTGGCAACCTGTTTGCAGTGCTGCGAGAGAACCAGCGAGTAGCGTTCGAAATCGAGCAGGGGCCGAAAGGTAGTCAAGCGGTGACTGTTCAGATTCGATAA
- a CDS encoding DNA-binding protein: MDTYAPRSLLQLIDVRNGPLTFFRHGITPTANRLYQLVKKGSMNAPAEALTRFWATLRDKSRVRIEHPDLPVELQSATGELAAALWTRAVDMAQDQLAAAQLEAQRSVAEAQAGQARAEAERDQLRQELTGSAAALEGAQARIIELDQTLAISVAAVSTLQEQVELAREGEQKLQRALETARQDFASELDKIRSDGKLAQERLKAAETRALLEIDRERQAAARLQKDLDTVTRKAEQGVSRHREEVQKLQGQVGDLRQQLGVLEGKLDALRTANTRYIDEATLAREQRDQLALSLTHAAAKQKMPTAKRTAGSRTSSGPAVKSPRTRKV, from the coding sequence GTGGACACCTATGCTCCTCGCTCTCTTCTACAGTTGATAGACGTCAGAAATGGACCGCTTACGTTTTTCCGGCATGGCATCACGCCGACCGCCAACCGGCTCTATCAACTGGTGAAGAAGGGCAGCATGAACGCGCCGGCCGAGGCGCTGACGCGCTTCTGGGCCACCCTGCGTGACAAGAGCCGGGTGCGTATCGAGCATCCCGACCTGCCGGTGGAGCTGCAGTCCGCGACGGGCGAACTGGCGGCCGCGCTCTGGACGCGAGCGGTCGATATGGCGCAAGACCAACTGGCCGCCGCGCAGCTCGAGGCGCAACGATCCGTCGCGGAGGCGCAGGCCGGGCAGGCGAGGGCAGAGGCCGAACGCGACCAGTTACGTCAGGAACTGACGGGCAGTGCCGCCGCGCTGGAGGGCGCGCAGGCCCGCATCATCGAACTGGACCAGACGCTGGCCATCTCCGTCGCTGCGGTGTCGACGCTGCAAGAGCAGGTAGAACTCGCGCGCGAAGGCGAGCAGAAACTGCAGCGGGCGCTCGAAACCGCCCGGCAGGACTTCGCTTCTGAACTGGACAAGATACGTTCCGACGGCAAGCTAGCTCAGGAGCGGCTCAAAGCCGCCGAGACCCGGGCGCTGCTGGAAATCGACCGCGAGCGGCAAGCGGCCGCACGCTTGCAGAAGGACCTTGATACGGTTACCCGTAAAGCGGAGCAGGGCGTCAGCCGGCATCGGGAGGAGGTGCAGAAGCTGCAGGGACAAGTTGGTGATCTGCGTCAGCAGCTCGGCGTGTTGGAGGGCAAGCTTGACGCGCTGCGCACCGCCAACACGCGTTATATTGATGAAGCGACGCTGGCGCGTGAGCAGCGAGACCAACTGGCGTTGTCGCTGACGCATGCCGCTGCCAAGCAGAAGATGCCGACGGCGAAGCGGACGGCCGGCTCGCGCACAAGCAGTGGGCCGGCTGTCAAATCACCGCGGACACGCAAGGTGTGA
- a CDS encoding transposase translates to MPGKDSELRVVRRSRDGRRRYDAKAKLALVEAALRPGPGMSVARLAQEHGINANLLRKWIAKHLIDREKGISSVSHDDDAAEPSRPSAVVIDGVLIDMPNSHMRTPSVELSPAFVPVVSAAPTRPRTPASPSMTLALHVRLSNGVEFDLGEASVDELTTVVQMLGRLPCSGSTKT, encoded by the coding sequence ATGCCGGGCAAAGACTCAGAGTTAAGAGTAGTTCGACGCAGCCGCGATGGACGTCGCCGCTACGACGCAAAAGCCAAGCTTGCGCTCGTTGAGGCCGCGCTGCGTCCCGGACCGGGCATGTCGGTTGCCCGACTGGCGCAAGAGCACGGAATCAACGCGAACCTGCTGCGCAAGTGGATCGCGAAGCACCTGATAGATCGAGAGAAAGGCATCTCATCGGTATCGCACGATGACGACGCGGCCGAACCTAGTCGACCTTCGGCGGTGGTGATCGACGGCGTACTCATCGACATGCCGAATTCGCATATGCGCACCCCGTCTGTGGAATTGTCACCTGCATTCGTGCCCGTCGTTTCTGCTGCGCCGACGCGGCCACGCACCCCTGCGTCACCGTCGATGACGCTCGCCCTACATGTGCGCCTGTCGAACGGTGTCGAGTTCGACCTCGGAGAGGCGAGTGTCGACGAACTGACGACCGTTGTCCAGATGCTGGGGAGGCTGCCGTGTTCCGGTTCGACGAAAACCTAA
- the tnpB gene encoding IS66 family insertion sequence element accessory protein TnpB (TnpB, as the term is used for proteins encoded by IS66 family insertion elements, is considered an accessory protein, since TnpC, encoded by a neighboring gene, is a DDE family transposase.), which yields MFRFDENLKVYVHRDAVDFRYGMNSLSILVEQSMRLNPMDSSLYVFGNKRRDRIKILAWDGNGFWLMLKRLESDYFAWPDNEAKIVTLSLAQLHWLLEGINIAAVQRHPKRNYARVS from the coding sequence GTGTTCCGGTTCGACGAAAACCTAAAGGTCTATGTACACCGTGATGCCGTCGACTTTCGCTATGGCATGAACAGCCTGTCAATTCTTGTCGAGCAGTCCATGCGTCTGAATCCGATGGATTCATCACTCTACGTGTTCGGCAACAAGCGACGCGATCGGATCAAAATTCTCGCCTGGGATGGCAATGGATTTTGGCTTATGCTGAAACGATTAGAATCAGACTATTTCGCGTGGCCTGACAACGAGGCCAAGATTGTGACGCTTTCCCTTGCGCAGTTGCATTGGCTCCTTGAGGGCATCAACATTGCCGCAGTCCAACGACATCCGAAGCGAAATTATGCACGCGTGAGCTGA